One genomic segment of Peromyscus leucopus breed LL Stock chromosome 23, UCI_PerLeu_2.1, whole genome shotgun sequence includes these proteins:
- the LOC114687831 gene encoding claudin-13-like — MGRPELEAASFSLIKLGSLVAIISCGLPLWHVMKFSEETNILEGLWNLCEINGLKSLKCIQYSSHLVVPQDLKVSRVLVVICIFIICLGLLLYLIGDERIGCVSNMNNEKIKMAASGLFLGAGLLLLVSVSWVTHNVILGITNPQMVLPLKPEMGASLYLGWLSSLLLLLGGVLLGGALLCCERPRKTDQPTPLEVSYEEPSVLYICNQ; from the coding sequence ATGGGTCGCCCGGAACTGGAAGCAGCCAGCTTCTCTCTGATCAAGCTGGGCAGCCTAGTGGCCATTATCAGCTGTGGCCTGCCCTTGTGGCATGTGATGAAATTTTCTGAAGAGACCAACATTTTGGAAGGCCTGTGGAACCTGTGTGAGATTAACGGACTCAAGAGCCTGAAATGCATCCAGTACAGTTCACACCTGGTAGTGCCACAGGACCTGAAGGTGTCTCGAGTTCTGGTGGTCATCTGCATCTTCATCATCTGCCTGGGTTTGCTGCTGTACCTGATCGGGGATGAACGCATCGGATGTGTGTCAAATATGAATAATGAAAAGATCAAGATGGCGGCAAGTGGGTTGTTCCTGGGGGCTggtctgctgctgctggtgtctgTGTCCTGGGTCACACACAATGTCATCCTTGGCATCACCAACCCTCAGATGGTTCTCCCATTGAAACCAGAGATGGGAGCCTCACTCTACCTGGGCTGGCTCAGCTCCCTGCTACTTCTGCTGGGAGGGGTTCTCCTGGGAGGGGCCCTGCTGTGTTGTGAGCGCCCAAGGAAGACTGACCAGCCCACTCCTCTTGAGGTCTCCTATGAAGAGCCCTCTGTGCTTTATATCTGCAATCAGTGA